Proteins encoded in a region of the Tetrapisispora phaffii CBS 4417 chromosome 12, complete genome genome:
- the SWC3 gene encoding Swc3p (similar to Saccharomyces cerevisiae SWC3 (YAL011W); ancestral locus Anc_7.102) produces MSAIVRTRRSQRIRDITKNTPAEDNDLKQTSVEIRSKKKRKVKEDDSDTVESNRRNSLTVKEEMECRPFELISGLPSTQEIPQYNSALVHPLSVVNSGVLYKSIVNSRNTWINGEMFDLYYTKNLKNGDNEGVDGSNILVREKMQKMCDCTMIGGPHVFPVRLFIFKNERIEKKWEEEQELEKNKREKLKKSFMEEKKHRLLEKKQKQQQKKEQREREQQMKKEQREKHKLELQKLKAEKKEEQKRLKEEQRKLKEEQRKAKEEELKKLKEEQRKLKQGQFQSRQIPSKNKVVQADSKKNDDVSNSKMIANLNIMAQKDPKVNNLMMIVSKGEATKEQVAKFKRYMEIAKAMPSASNNALNSRKEDVKDDHKPDNSTPKQSSTTIKDSFVEVSKELSDKSTNDQNELTDNPNAGAVHIDKETDSNEETKNVESKNQNEEDTTKAAQPIPADKTKAADVKLENNLEDADLKKHHLTVDSNSSFVENVDASVHKSDTDDNVKLEESMVIPKRRYRKNRDLVKEEEEKEMQLTAFQQKYVDESELAIEFQENVICRYTLSRKAIIEYLEESNEYIYSWMLVHNRKEIMRFKNRRIKELTKNVKDEEKKDEIISQFNVYEDMNCPTPLYTPMTVTFKDIHRKFHQIFINSVEPLANVQKMMESVINIGTRLSGYNLWYQLDGYEDRDLAENIRCELVDYENSLKGRKSRK; encoded by the coding sequence ATGTCTGCTATTGTGAGGACCAGACGATCACAAAGGATCAGGGATATTACTAAGAATACACCTGCAGAAGATAATGACCTAAAGCAGACTAGTGTGGAGATACGGTCGAAGAAGAAACGTAAAGTTAAGGAAGATGATAGTGATACGGTAGAGAGTAACAGAAGGAACTCATTGACTGTCAAAGAAGAGATGGAATGCAGACCATTTGAGTTGATATCAGGATTACCTAGTACTCAAGAGATTCCTCAGTATAATTCAGCATTAGTGCACCCCTTATCGGTCGTAAATTCCGGTGtgttatataaatcaattgtCAATTCCAGGAATACTTGGATTAATGGTGAAATGtttgatttatattatactaaaaatttaaaaaatgggGATAATGAAGGTGTAGACGGTAGCAACATTTTGGTTAGAGAAAAAATGCAAAAAATGTGTGATTGTACAATGATTGGAGGCCCTCATGTATTTCCAGTAAGgttgtttatatttaagaACGAGAGGattgaaaagaaatgggaggaagaacaagaactggagaaaaataaaagagaAAAGTTAAAGAAAAGTTTCATGGAAGAGAAGAAGCATAGACTATTGGAAAAGAAACAGAAGCAACAGCAAAAGAAGGAAcagagagagagagagcaacaaatgaaaaaagaacaaagaGAGAAGCATAAGCTGGAATTGCAAAAATTGAAAGCTGAGAAGAAGGAAGAACAGAAAAGGttaaaagaagaacaaaGAAAGTTGAAAGAGGAGCAAAGAAAGGCTaaggaagaagaattaaagaaattaaaagaagaacaaaGAAAACTAAAGCAAGGACAGTTTCAATCAAGGCAAATCCCAAGCAAAAATAAGGTTGTTCAAGCTGATTCTAAAAAGAATGATGATGTATCCAACTCAAAAATGATtgcaaatttaaatattatggCACAAAAAGATCCTAAAGTTAATAATCTTATGATGATTGTTTCAAAAGGAGAAGCTACAAAAGAACAAGTTGCAAAgtttaaaagatatatgGAAATAGCTAAAGCTATGCCTTCAGCATCGAACAACGCATTAAATTCTAGAAAGGAAGATGTAAAAGATGATCATAAACCTGACAATAGCACTCCGAAACAATCCTCAACGACAATAAAAGATAGTTTCGTTGAGGTGTCAAAGGAACTTTCAGACAAAAGTACAAATGACCAAAATGAACTAACTGATAATCCAAATGCTGGCGCGGTACATATCGACAAGGAAACTGACTCCAATGAAGAGACAAAAAATGTTGAATCAAAAAACcaaaatgaagaagacaCTACAAAAGCAGCACAACCTATTCCAGCTGATAAAACAAAGGCTGCGGATGTTAAacttgaaaataatttagaaGATGCAGATTTAAAGAAGCATCATCTAACTGTTGATTCTAATAGCAGCTTTGTTGAAAATGTTGATGCATCAGTCCATAAATCAGATACTGATGATAACGttaaattagaagaatCGATGGTAATTCcaaaaagaagatatagAAAGAACAGGGATCTCGTTaaagaagaggaagaaaaagaaatgcAATTAACTGCTTTCCAGCAAAAATATGTCGATGAATCGGAGTTAGCAATTGAATTCCAGGAAAACGTGATATGTAGATATACTCTCTCAAGAAAAGCtataattgaatatttagaAGAGtcaaatgaatatatctACTCTTGGATGTTGGTGCATAATAGAAAGGAAATAATGCGATTCAAGAATAGAagaattaaagaattgactaaaaatgttaaagaTGAAGAGAAAAAAGATGAAATCATTTCACAATTTAACGTTTATGAAGATATGAACTGCCCAACACCTCTGTATACACCAATGACTGTAACTTTTAAGGATATTCACAGAAAGTTCCATCAAATATTCATAAACTCTGTAGAGCCTTTGGCCAATGTACAAAAAATGATGGAAAGTGTAATAAATATAGGTACTAGATTATCAGGTTATAATTTATGGTACCAACTAGACGGGTATGAAGATAGAGATTTAGCTGAAAACATTAGATGTGAGTTAGTCGATTATGAAAACAGCTTAAAGGGAAGAAAATCTCGTAAATAA
- the REC8 gene encoding Rec8p (similar to Saccharomyces cerevisiae REC8 (YPR007C); ancestral locus Anc_8.104): MSTSIGLARYPELILGTGENLEGVTTIWLLSTLGNINHKYININKNNSGVNSEGTSGSNLNRNVKKKDIVNVSIPKTCKVIENNSFELPLRYVSNLLFGITICYSKKTEYVLNDLTSLICQLQKKLYSSTSSRRMNNRKINVKGTTIYNGRATDKNNCVSSYLTDDPLYDINNIKNFETLLGIDGSNINNKTASINSVSLIKRNDLLNELSNFNSVDKNSNNILMENSSNFNKYQDPDDIHLDIDFDLNIDDINDFSQHGTVQGKSGTTESNSGLDSDQDKDLNINYKSQEFELNFDANKKELPKDNSNVEISNIDLDVMDNCDDSDTDGSFEDETFVKENELGQAIKRLKLNSKKNFVPLFSRLEIDQRISISTEQLKMDFDNYSGFMLEKARRKRVRNNIKNLDNILTVKKFTTAQENIKMFLKDHLENNYMFENWDILLNMNDEIAENGLEKENVRNFFNFIERGRKQFGSVTSTTRSSSNTVPSQEYGRNMVQSNRLNRESEIFDNDFYDTLNDGNNENNNNLLLNLEQIDEDLEEGKSFIHMNLDLPPSSFGRSTTRNNGTVGSVESDVINILQTKMLSVSKRGVANSPMKKKSSELESVSSHDTYGKLNTNIILDRQTRRFYDYIKERTSYVGKHTSSCPPFKRKILFEDLVPSRISGSANDSLEIEKPTSLNKNIAASAFLSLLTLASKDIVGIGEYHSSKNVSTNNEKISEGFKLMRPDDIIVYN; encoded by the coding sequence ATGTCAACATCAATTGGGCTTGCTAGATATCCTGAATTGATACTAGGAACTGGTGAGAATTTAGAAGGTGTTACTACAATTTGGTTATTATCTACTTTAGGTAATATAAaccataaatatatcaatatcaataaaaataattcaggTGTTAATTCTGAGGGCACTTCTGGTTCTAATTTAAATAGAAATGTGAAAAAAAAGGATATTGTCAATGTTTCTATTCCAAAAACTTGTAAAGTCATTGAAAACAACTCGTTTGAATTGCCTTTACGGTATGTATCTAACTTATTGTTTGGCATTACGATTTGTTACAGTAAAAAAACAGAATATGTGttaaatgatttaactAGTTTAATATGTCAACTACAAAAGAAACTTTACAGTTCAACTTCTAGCAGAAGGATGAATAATAGGAAAATAAATGTGAAAGGAACAACCATATACAATGGCAGAGCAACtgataaaaacaattgTGTTTCAAGTTATTTAACTGATGATCCATTGTATGAcataaacaatattaagAATTTTGAAACCTTATTAGGAATTGATGGaagtaatattaataataaaacagcAAGTATTAATAGTGTTTCTCTTATTAAACGgaatgatttattaaatgaattatcaaattttaattcagttgataaaaatagtaataatatattgatgGAGAACAGTTCAAACTTCAATAAATACCAAGATCCTGATGATATTCATTTAGATATAGACTTTGATTTGAATATCgatgatattaatgattttagCCAACACGGTACTGTTCAAGGAAAATCAGGTACTACTGAGTCGAATTCAGGGCTGGATTCTGACCAGGATAAAGATCtcaatataaattataaatcacaagaatttgaattaaattttgatgccaataaaaaagaattaccAAAAGATAATTCTAATGTGGagatttcaaatattgatttagaTGTAATGGATAATTGCGATGATAGTGATACTGATGGTTCCTTTGAGGATGAGACATTTGTGAAAGAAAACGAATTAGGACAGGCAATCAAAAGACTAAAACTAAACTCAAAAAAGAACTTTGTACCTTTATTCAGTCGTTTAGAAATTGATCAAAGAATTAGTATTTCAACtgaacaattaaaaatggattTTGATAACTACAGTGGATTTATGTTGGAAAAAGCAAGAAGGAAAAGAGTGAGGAATaacatcaaaaatttagataacATATTGACCGTAAAGAAATTCACGACAGCtcaagaaaatataaagatgTTCTTAAAGGATCACTTAGAAAACAACTATATGTTTGAAAATTGGGACATTTTACTTAATATGAATGATGAAATTGCTGAAAATGGActagaaaaagaaaatgtaAGAAACttctttaactttattGAAAGAGGTCGTAAACAGTTTGGCTCTGTCACTTCGACAACTAGATCTAGTAGTAACACAGTGCCTAGTCAGGAATATGGTAGAAACATGGTTCAAAGTAATAGACTCAATAGAGAAAGTGAGatttttgataatgatTTCTATGACACGCTTAATGACggaaataatgaaaataataataacttgTTGCTTAACTTGGAGCAAATAGATGAAGACTTGGAAGAAGGGAAAAGTTTTATTCATATGAATTTAGATTTACCTCCATCATCTTTTGGAAGAAGCACAACTAGAAATAATGGAACTGTCGGGAGTGTTGAGAGTgatgttattaatattttacaaacaAAAATGTTAAGTGTCTCCAAAAGAGGTGTCGCTAATTCACCtatgaaaaagaaatcaagTGAATTAGAATCAGTTAGTTCACACGATACCTATGGTAaattaaatacaaatattatCTTAGATCGACAAACCAGAAGATTCTATGattatattaaagaaagaacCTCTTATGTGGGTAAACATACAAGTTCGTGTCCTCcattcaaaagaaaaattttattcGAAGATCTCGTTCCAAGTAGGATTAGTGGTAGTGCCAATGATTCATTAGAGATCGAAAAGCCAACAAGtctaaataaaaatattgctGCCAGCGCCTTTCTTTCTCTGCTAACTTTAGCTTCTAAAGATATAGTTGGGATTGGAGAATATCATTCGTCAAAAAATGTCTCTACcaacaatgaaaaaatatcagaAGGATTTAAGTTAATGAGACCAGATGAcattattgtttataatTGA
- the MDM10 gene encoding Mdm10p (similar to Saccharomyces cerevisiae MDM10 (YAL010C); ancestral locus Anc_7.103), with product MLEYMDYIVKAFEISTNWPATASRNGAFSHMNGSGYNSVEFEDNMTATSDNLLNFYIPNVFKFQLSNKSSPFTFNTIDITTKQSINGSFAYIYTNAENLDNIVKNTSNVNLLDIVDTYQVNNKKTRGKYSSKYQGKIKSLYYGRMYYPSSFLEAMVIKKFNPSTQVIVKWISSSNNCNIVTGYLQRSNNRTFQEFVLSSNDFLCGYKLLHHFVESPSKFNNSLYNNSQLSVGAEAWLSVSNLSPTCSSTLRYCTHSASTGRPLMLTCSLNPIFGHLSSTYSAKTTSNSTCCVKYDFNLYSMESNLSLGTEIWKNNSEFTSNKIKVQNTHIERNTSDISNKIPNSDKFTISEEYHSISNDKQKKVLNDLNATFTSSLQKIDKERSLIENFQNNMYDKNFTSVWKFSTSLREKNLRILWNGKYKDFILVAGTELLQQENKDETTSDFNKNGFPYKFVTARLGFQIQYSS from the coding sequence ATGCTTGAATATATGGACTATATTGTAAAAGCGTTCGAGATCAGTACTAATTGGCCGGCTACTGCTAGTCGTAATGGTGCTTTTAGTCATATGAATGGAAGTGGATACAATTCAgttgaatttgaagataatatGACTGCAACTTCAGATAATTTGcttaatttttatataccGAATGTGTTTAAGTTTCAATTATCCAATAAGTCTTCACCGTTTACATTCAACACAATTGATATTACAACAAAACAATCTATAAACGGTTCATTTGCTTACATATATACTAATGCAGAGAATCTTGATAATATAGTTAAAAATACAAGTAATGTGAATTTACTTGATATTGTCGACACATATCAAGTAAATAACAAAAAGACAAGAGGTAAATACTCCTCAAAGTACCAaggaaaaataaaatcattgtATTATGGTAGGATGTATTATCCAAGTTCATTCTTGGAGGCAATGgttatcaaaaaatttaatccAAGTACACAAGTTATAGTCAAATGGATCAGCAGTTCAAATAATTGCAATATCGTAACCGGCTATTTACAAAGAAGCAACAATAGAACATTTCAGGAATTTGTTCTTTCTTCTAATGATTTTCTATGTGGTTACAAATTGTTACATCATTTTGTTGAATCGCCatctaaatttaataattctttataCAATAATTCACAACTTTCTGTTGGCGCTGAAGCTTGGTTAAGCGTATCAAATTTAAGTCCCACATGCTCTTCAACTTTAAGATACTGTACTCATTCAGCTAGCACAGGACGTCCATTGATGCTTACATGTTCATTGAATCCAATATTTGGTCATTTATCTTCAACATATTCTGCCAAAACCACATCCAACTCAACGTGTTGCGTTAAgtatgattttaatttatattcaatggAATCAAATTTATCTCTGGGCACTgaaatttggaaaaataattcagaaTTTACAAGCAATAAGATCAAAGTTCAAAATACGCACATTGAACGTAATACATCCGACATTTCTAACAAAATACCCAACTCTGATAAATTTACCATAAGTGAAGAATACCATTCCATTTCGAATGACAAACAAAAGAAAGTGTTAAACGATCTCAATGCTACATTTACATCATCCCTTCAAAAAATAGACAAAGAAAGatcattaattgaaaatttccaaaataatatgtatGATAAGAACTTTACAAGTGTTTGGAAATTCAGCACTTCATTACGTGAAAAGAATTTACGAATACTGTGGAATGGTAAATACAAAGATTTTATATTAGTAGCTGGTACTGAACTCCTACAACAAGAAAACAAAGATGAGACGACTtctgattttaataaaaatggattCCCATACAAATTTGTGACAGCCAGATTAGGATTTCAAATCCAATATTCATCTTGA
- the FUN14 gene encoding Fun14p (similar to Saccharomyces cerevisiae FUN14 (YAL008W); ancestral locus Anc_7.107), producing the protein MFRFGVGHLFFKRNARKMVGGMLTGSALLIAPPGLLYNDSAVSRELHNNVFKRLPTTKREERKAIYRDMCWGSIVGVASGILIAKVSSILIYVAVFTGLAIEWMKNKGYVDKEFITGSTSTILRQVVHKNYNLNRPLFKVSFMLSFIIAAFNF; encoded by the coding sequence ATGTTTCGTTTTGGTGTTGGTCATTTGTTCTTTAAAAGAAACGCCCGCAAAATGGTCGGTGGTATGTTGACTGGTTCTGCTTTACTCATTGCACCTCCAGGTTTATTGTATAATGATTCCGCTGTTTCAAGAGAGTTGCataataatgttttcaAACGTTTACCAACAACTAAAAGGGAGGAAAGGAAGGCAATTTATCGAGACATGTGTTGGGGGTCGATAGTTGGGGTTGCTTCTGGGATTTTAATTGCCAAAGTGTCgtcaatattaatttatgtGGCTGTTTTTACAGGATTGGCCATTGAATGGATGAAGAATAAAGGATACGTTGATAAAGAATTCATAACCGGAAGCACGTCAACGATACTTCGACAAGTAGTTCATAAGAactataatttaaatagaCCCCTTTTCAAAGTCTCATTTATGCTTTCGTTTATCATTGCagcttttaatttttga
- the SPO7 gene encoding Nem1-Spo7 phosphatase regulatory subunit SPO7 (similar to Saccharomyces cerevisiae SPO7 (YAL009W); ancestral locus Anc_7.104), with translation MTPLSLTGNTNGYVSNENRRRRSSSHASSGRGGGTVKSSNDISPASMIFRNLLILEDDLRRQASEQKWLRRQFTSFLTVLFCIAAFSIYALYFMDIYNASETTSKLTSDISSQVQKVACETITSYQTTKKTAEEPLLHRSVLKITIIFITVTFALFHISGEYKRTIVIPRKFFSLTNKGLRQFNVKLVKVENTMNERLTDLIRFITRISAKVIIYVLTKFIFLKPTNIIVTFWNGVKVRSQPRIGAVDVKLVLNPRAFTAEVREGWEIYRDEFWAREGMRRRQHKHNLKDHISPKKRISLIF, from the coding sequence ATGACTCCATTGTCACTTACAGGTAACACCAATGGATATGTGTCCAATGAAAATCGCAGGAGAAGATCAAGTAGTCATGCCTCAAGTGGGAGAGGTGGAGGTACTGTGAAAAGTTCTAATGATATCTCACCGGCGTCAATGATATTTAGGAATCTGTTAATATTGGAGGATGATTTAAGAAGACAAGCATCGGAACAAAAATGGTTAAGGAGACAATTCACTTCATTTCTGACAGTATTATTTTGTATAGCTGCATTCTCCATATATGCACTATATTTCATGGACATTTACAATGCATCGGAGACCACTTCCAAACTGACGTCAGATATTAGTTCACAAGTACAGAAGGTTGCCTGTGAAACAATAACCTCTTACCAGACCACTAAGAAAACAGCAGAAGAACCCCTTTTGCATAGATCAGTGTTAAAGATTACTATTATATTCATAACTGTCACTTTTGCATTGTTTCATATTAGTGGTGAATACAAGAGAACTATTGTTATTCcaagaaaatttttttcattaacaaACAAAGGTTTACGACAATTCAATGTCAAATTAGTAAAGGTTGAGAATACTATGAATGAACGATTGACAGATCTGATAAGATTTATAACAAGAATCTCAGCAAAGGTTATAATATACGTTCTAACCAagttcatttttttaaaaccCACTAATATAATCGTCACATTTTGGAACGGTGTAAAAGTACGATCCCAACCTCGAATTGGTGCTGTCGATGTTAAACTAGTGTTGAATCCAAGAGCATTCACCGCTGAGGTCAGAGAAGGTTGGGAAATATATAGAGATGAGTTCTGGGCCAGAGAAGGTATGAGAAGGCGTCAACACAAGCATAATTTAAAAGACCATATTAGTCCAAAAAAAAGGATTAGTCTAATATTCTAA